From Watersipora subatra chromosome 2, tzWatSuba1.1, whole genome shotgun sequence, one genomic window encodes:
- the LOC137388306 gene encoding uncharacterized protein, producing the protein MDALLNEESKKLLSETFTQRRTHLLEENIDITKFVEGWPHLTRGFEMIEYEFRLIIGLETEAADADAFTDMVMIMTEKKGDKLDDLKKCVLRGKSAATSLFMERHPQSILDDTRIGSIVLTKAQGCIYLVLPTGAVFPMATEVDVFLAYVKCLFVFNQKYHTQAHSSVGVLVERLLRLPSSLMSTASALQRRFLQMMGDSQQQFL; encoded by the exons ATGGATGCTCTACTTAACGAAGAAAGCAAAAAGCTACTGAGCGAAACCTTTACTCAAAGAAGAACCCATCTTTTAGAGGAGAATATAGATATAACGAAATTTGTTGAGGGATGGCCGCACCTGACAAGAGGCTTTGAAATG ATCGAGTATGAATTCAGATTGATAATTGGTCTGGAGACGGAGGCTGCCGATGCAGATGCTTTTACCGACATGGTCATGATTATGACAGAGAAGAAAG GTGACAAGCTAGACGATTTGAAAAAATGTGTATTGAGGGGCAAGTCGGCAGCAACCAGCCTCTTCATGGAAAGACACCCACAAAGTATCCTGGATGATACAAGAATAGGATCAATTGTCTTGACAAAGGCACAGGGGTGCATCTACCTGGTTTTGCCAACGGGAGCAGTGTTCCCAATGGCAACTGAGGTAGATGTATTTCTGGCCTATGTCAAGTGcttgtttgtttttaatcagAAGTACCATACCCAAGCCCATTCATCAGTTGGGGTTCTGGTGGAACGTCTGTTACGGCTGCCCTCATCATTGATGTCAACAGCCTCTGCATTGCAGAGGAGATTTCTTCAAATGATGGGGGATAGTCAGCAACAGTTTCTCTAG